The Neoarius graeffei isolate fNeoGra1 chromosome 10, fNeoGra1.pri, whole genome shotgun sequence genome has a segment encoding these proteins:
- the b3gnt7l gene encoding UDP-GlcNAc:betaGal beta-1,3-N-acetylglucosaminyltransferase 7, like has protein sequence MERLFWRRRLLKTGLSLTFAFATLLMIQKFRVVDIRMKELGMGFKSSRCVSVHCKTKGAVGNVLAAVRQRAPAAWNITKINCTEDSSLRNQSWFQTLDSRFQKYVLYRHCRYFPMLMNHPENCRDVDLLIVVKSVIEQHDRREAVRLTWGKEHTIERQRVKTLFLLGTSGPGKDSKNLQKLLEYENRLYGDILQWDFMDTFFNLTLKEVNFLRWFNIYCTNVSFIFKGDDDVFVNPANLVDLIDFRTQEGKVHNMFVGDTISKALPIRHRQSKYYIPKELYNQRYPPYVGGGGFLMSSQLANRLFAVSKSVTLFPIDDVFLGMCLQKLGLVPEMHAGFRTFGIVRRRSKMNSDPCFYRYLIVVHKMSPEELLRMWDMVHNKQLTCARRNANDSSG, from the coding sequence ATGGAGCGTTTATTCTGGCGCCGCAGACTCTTAAAGACCGGGCTGAGTTTGACTTTCGCGTTTGCCACTTTGTTGATGATCCAAAAGTTCAGAGTGGTGGACATCCGAATGAAGGAGCTGGGTATGGGTTTCAAAAGCAGCAGGTGCGTTTCTGTGCACTGCAAGACGAAAGGCGCAGTTGGAAACGTCTTGGCTGCGGTCCGTCAGCGCGCGCCGGCTGCGTGGAACATCACCAAAATCAACTGCACTGAGGACTCGAGCCTGCGCAATCAGAGCTGGTTTCAGACCCTGGACTCCAGGTTCCAGAAATACGTCCTGTACAGACACTGTAGGTATTTCCCCATGCTCATGAATCACCCTGAGAATTGCAGGGACGTGGATCTCCTAATCGTGGTGAAGTCGGTTATAGAGCAGCACGACCGCCGCGAGGCTGTGCGTCTCACTTGGGGCAAAGAGCACACCATAGAGAGGCAAAGAGTCAAAACCCTGTTCCTGCTCGGCACCTCTGGGCCTGGGAAGGACTCCAAAAACCTACAGAAACTCTTAGAATACGAGAACAGACTCTATGGAGATATCCTGCAATGGGATTTCATGGATACTTTTTTTAACCTCACACTAAAGGAAGTCAATTTTCTGAGATGGTTCAACATCTACTgcacaaacgtttccttcattttCAAAGGGGACGATGATGTCTTCGTCAACCCAGCTAACCTGGTGGACCTAATAGACTTCAGAACACAAGAGGGCAAAGTGCATAACATGTTTGTTGGGGACACCATTTCAAAAGCACTTCCCATTAGACATCGCCAAAGTAAGTACTATATACCCAAGGAACTATACAATCAGCGGTATCCACCCTACGTAGGTGGTGGAGGGTTTCTCATGTCCTCTCAGCTGGCAAATAGGCTTTTTGCTGTGTCTAAGAGTGTGACACTTTTCCCCATTGATGATGTCTTCTTGGGCATGTGCCTCCAGAAGTTAGGGCTGGTACCAGAAATGCATGCAGGCTTTAGAACATTTGGGATCGTGAGGCGCAGGAGCAAGATGAACAGTGATCCATGCTTCTACCGCTACCTTATTGTGGTGCACAAAATGAGCCCAGAGGAACTCCTGAGGATGTGGGACATGGTGCACAACAAGCAACTCACCTGTGCCAGAAGGAATGCAAATGACTCCAGTGGTTGA